AAAAAGTCCTCTAGGATAATTTCTGCTTTTAATAAACATGCGCACACAAGGATAACAGACATACCAACCAAAGATGTGTCTTTGTCATTAGCACAGACAGAATATATATTTGCACAGTCTGAGAGTTTAATCCAGAGATCCAAAGCATCTATGATAGTCATGAATTTCGTGATAGAGCTTTAACAGGCTTTGCACATGTACAGTCGTACGCTGGCTGTGCAGAGAGGCCAACAACAGCAGTTCTGTCTGACAGGTGTGCAAAAGTCACATGACAAAATTGTCAGTTTTGTTGACGTAGTTTGTTGCAACTTTGTGTGGATAATTTACTGTGAATAAATCTGTCTTTTATCTTGTAGTAGTAAAGTACATTTCTTATGTactcaaatgaaaaatattcGGTTGACTTAAGGAATGCAGTCTTGGTTCCTTTTTGTatcattttcatgattttgcCTGTGTTAATGCATAAAGCATGATatgatgtgatttttaaatTGTGACTCTTGATGCTATGAAACTAGTTTTTTGCACAATACAGTTGCATATTGTCttaattttgcacattttttaatgtatgtaaTTTCTTTTGGAAAgggttaaaaatatatatttttttttttaaaaaaaaacaactgcttttaaTGTTAATGGTTAATCAGCTATTTCAGCTCTGAATGGAGTAGCGGCTTGACTCTAGCTCTTCTAAGTGATTACCACAATACATACATCAACCTGTCCGTAATCAATCAACCTCTGtctattttcattttgattCCAGGTGCACAATTTCACTGACATCTGCTGGGACAAGTGTGTGGACAGCCCGGGTTCAAAGCTCGACTACCGGACAGAGACGTGTCTAGTGAGCTGTGTGGAGCGATTTATCGACACCACCCTGACCATAACCAACCGCTTCACACAGATGGTGCAGAAGGGAGCACATTAATGACAGACTGGAAGTATCAAGAGGACTGTATGAGGACATTAATGACAACGTGTAaaggatgtgtttttatttcttcctgTTTGGACTGGTGGTGCTTTAGAGGTCCAAAAGAAGTCATGTGACATTAGTGAACCGAGACCAAGCACTTCGCCCTCCTGTCTATTATCCATCATGTTGTAAACACAGTTAAGGATGGAGTACAGTTCTTTCTTCAGGATGCTCATTCACTCATCTCTGTGAAGAGCATGTCCAGCTTCAGTTGTGTCCCTTTCTTTGTCACACCATCATAATGTAAGTGAGAAAAGAAGTGATGATAAGGATTTTCATCAACATCATTATTGACAGTAGCACTGGATTgttttcacatatttatttacaaaaagttGTATGTTGAAAAGTGAAAGTTCACATGAAAGCATGACTTTAAAGACAAGTGTACACATACAGAATTTAATGGAACTGAATGAAGTTGGAAATAAATATACAAGTTTAACAATTCTTAATTACATGACAAGTGTCTTAGTTTTGAGACcgtttgtttttcagaaattgtgggggggggaaatatTGTTGGAGTCCAGGGAAAGGCTATTTTGTGAGATGGGTTTAAAAAGATAAACATCCCTGTGAATGGACATTGGGTGcattcagattaccagccaTAAGTAACTTGTACTGTCTTTATCCTACTGATGTGATCTCATCTGATCTAACATGTTCAGGGTTGTGTGGTCACAGAAATCCAACCATCAATTCTGTTTTATATTAaatcatttgtgtcacttcagtatgtgGACCTAGATACGTGGCCAGGTCACACTAGtgagaacagttttttttgcttatACAAATGAATTTAGC
This Solea senegalensis isolate Sse05_10M linkage group LG8, IFAPA_SoseM_1, whole genome shotgun sequence DNA region includes the following protein-coding sequences:
- the timm8b gene encoding mitochondrial import inner membrane translocase subunit Tim8 B, translating into MDNFENFNTSEKAQAAELQRMIAVEQQKAQFQAQVHNFTDICWDKCVDSPGSKLDYRTETCLVSCVERFIDTTLTITNRFTQMVQKGAH